In Providencia zhijiangensis, a single window of DNA contains:
- the rpoS gene encoding RNA polymerase sigma factor RpoS produces MSQSSLKVNELYNDLDENAMDEAFDESQFKEEDLVSELDEETELLQSASQRVLDATQIYLSEIGFSPLLTAEEEVFYARRALRGDVASRQRMIESNLRLVVKISRRYNNRGLALLDLIEEGNLGLIRAVEKFDPEKGFRFSTYATWWIRQTIERAIMNQTRTIRLPIHIVKELNIYLRTARELAQKLDHEPSPEEIAEQLDKPVEDVSRMLRLNERITSVDTPIAGDSEKSLLEVLSDDNDSGPENTIQDNNLKENIVKWLYELNPKQREVLARRFGLLGYEAETLEEVGREIGLTRERVRQIQVEGLRRLKDILQGEDLTLEALFNM; encoded by the coding sequence ATGAGCCAAAGTTCGCTGAAAGTTAACGAGTTGTATAATGACCTCGATGAAAATGCGATGGATGAAGCATTTGATGAGAGTCAATTCAAAGAAGAGGATCTAGTTTCAGAACTGGATGAAGAAACGGAATTACTCCAAAGCGCGAGTCAACGTGTTTTGGACGCAACCCAAATTTATCTCAGTGAAATTGGATTCTCTCCACTCCTCACCGCAGAGGAAGAAGTTTTCTATGCTCGCAGAGCCCTTCGGGGAGATGTGGCATCGCGTCAGCGCATGATAGAAAGCAACCTTCGCTTAGTGGTAAAAATATCTCGCCGTTATAACAACCGAGGTCTTGCCTTACTCGATTTGATCGAAGAAGGAAATCTTGGGTTGATTCGTGCAGTTGAAAAGTTTGATCCCGAAAAAGGCTTCCGTTTTTCAACGTATGCGACTTGGTGGATCCGTCAAACGATTGAACGCGCTATCATGAATCAAACCCGAACAATCCGCCTACCGATTCATATCGTCAAAGAACTCAATATATACCTTCGTACAGCCCGTGAACTTGCTCAAAAGCTCGATCACGAGCCAAGTCCTGAAGAGATAGCTGAGCAATTAGATAAACCTGTTGAAGATGTTAGCCGAATGCTACGTTTAAATGAGCGCATTACATCGGTTGATACGCCTATTGCTGGGGATTCTGAGAAGTCACTGCTGGAAGTATTATCGGATGATAATGATTCAGGGCCTGAAAACACTATCCAAGATAACAACTTAAAAGAAAATATCGTTAAGTGGTTATATGAACTCAATCCGAAGCAACGTGAAGTTTTAGCGCGCCGTTTTGGTTTGTTGGGATATGAAGCGGAAACTCTGGAAGAGGTTGGGCGCGAAATTGGGCTCACTCGTGAAAGAGTTCGTCAAATTCAGGTAGAAGGTTTAAGACGTTTAAAAGATATTTTACAAGGCGAAGATTTAACGCTGGAAGCGTTATTCAATATGTAA
- the truD gene encoding tRNA pseudouridine(13) synthase TruD codes for MKVMNVQYLHGKPLSSGTLKSIPEDFVVKEDLGFELDGEGEHVMVRVEKTGCNTLFVAEQLAKFAKISARAVSYAGLKDRHAVTEQWFCLQMPGKDTPDFSAWQLEGCRVLAVTRQKRKLRIGSLKGNQFEVILRDITDTDDVEQRLQKVADLGVPNYFGEQRFGRDGQNLVQARRWANQEITVRERNKRSFYLSAARSAMFNDIASARIANHTQQHAMLGDALQLTGRGSWFVATAEELDSLQARLQSAELSVTAPLPGDGDLGTQDDALAFETHCLQNYQPFMALMKSERVSPARRAVLVKPQNLQWQWLDSSTVKLCFFLNSGSFATSVVREIINQDCIDAEHIIE; via the coding sequence ATGAAAGTTATGAATGTTCAGTACCTGCATGGTAAACCCCTCTCTTCAGGGACATTAAAAAGTATTCCTGAAGATTTCGTGGTGAAAGAAGATTTGGGTTTTGAGCTTGATGGCGAAGGCGAACACGTTATGGTTCGCGTCGAAAAAACAGGCTGCAATACATTATTTGTTGCGGAACAACTGGCAAAGTTTGCTAAAATTTCAGCAAGAGCAGTCAGTTATGCGGGACTAAAAGACAGACATGCGGTGACAGAGCAGTGGTTCTGTCTGCAAATGCCGGGTAAAGACACGCCCGATTTTTCGGCTTGGCAGCTTGAAGGGTGCCGTGTGTTAGCGGTCACTCGCCAGAAACGTAAATTACGCATTGGTTCCTTAAAAGGGAATCAATTCGAAGTGATATTGCGGGATATTACGGACACCGATGATGTAGAACAACGCCTACAAAAAGTGGCTGATTTAGGTGTTCCGAACTATTTTGGCGAACAACGTTTTGGTCGGGATGGGCAAAACTTGGTTCAAGCTCGCCGCTGGGCAAATCAAGAAATTACAGTACGTGAACGAAATAAACGCAGTTTTTATCTCTCTGCCGCGCGAAGTGCTATGTTTAATGATATCGCCAGTGCGCGCATCGCAAATCATACACAGCAACACGCAATGTTGGGGGATGCACTGCAATTAACCGGACGTGGTAGCTGGTTTGTGGCGACGGCAGAAGAGTTAGACTCTCTGCAAGCGCGTTTACAATCTGCTGAGCTAAGTGTGACAGCGCCGCTTCCTGGGGATGGCGATTTAGGCACTCAAGATGATGCCCTAGCTTTCGAGACTCACTGTTTACAAAATTATCAGCCATTTATGGCACTAATGAAAAGTGAGCGAGTTTCTCCAGCGAGACGAGCTGTACTGGTTAAGCCGCAAAATCTGCAATGGCAGTGGCTAGACTCGTCAACCGTGAAGCTGTGCTTTTTCCTGAATTCAGGCAGCTTTGCCACGAGTGTTGTACGCGAAATTATTAATCAGGATTGTATTGATGCTGAACATATTATTGAGTAA
- the ispD gene encoding 2-C-methyl-D-erythritol 4-phosphate cytidylyltransferase, producing the protein MINPRTSSAVPIVALIPAAGVGSRMNADCPKQYLSVAGKTIIEHTIDALLRSGDVQKIVVALSAEDDYFHHLDIAKDPRVITVIGGKERADSVLSGLNYLVSQPEYDDAWVLVHDAARPCLHLDDLNTIVQLATQNDCCGGILAAPVRDTMKRGVEGTQSISHTVEREALWHALTPQFFPLVLLRDCLDKALKENAVITDEASALEHCGYQPILVSGRADNLKVTRPEDLALAEFYLSRMKS; encoded by the coding sequence ATGATAAATCCAAGAACATCCAGCGCAGTACCGATTGTTGCGCTGATCCCCGCTGCGGGAGTGGGCAGTCGTATGAATGCGGATTGCCCAAAGCAATATTTGTCGGTCGCAGGGAAAACTATTATTGAACACACCATTGACGCCTTATTGCGCAGTGGCGACGTACAAAAAATCGTGGTTGCATTAAGTGCCGAAGATGATTATTTCCATCACCTCGATATAGCCAAAGACCCTCGCGTCATCACGGTTATCGGGGGGAAAGAGCGTGCAGATTCAGTATTATCAGGATTAAACTATCTGGTTTCGCAACCTGAGTATGATGATGCTTGGGTATTGGTGCATGATGCGGCACGTCCGTGTCTGCATTTAGATGATTTAAATACTATCGTTCAGTTAGCCACTCAGAATGATTGTTGTGGGGGCATACTGGCGGCTCCGGTTCGGGATACGATGAAACGGGGCGTGGAGGGAACGCAAAGTATTTCCCATACTGTTGAGCGAGAAGCGCTCTGGCATGCCTTAACACCGCAGTTTTTCCCATTAGTATTACTACGTGACTGTTTAGATAAAGCATTGAAAGAAAATGCAGTAATCACGGATGAGGCTTCCGCACTTGAGCATTGCGGTTATCAACCGATATTAGTATCGGGACGAGCAGATAACCTTAAGGTGACGCGACCAGAGGACTTGGCGCTGGCGGAATTTTATCTTTCAAGAATGAAATCATAA
- the nlpD gene encoding murein hydrolase activator NlpD, translated as MKIVSPINRIRWAVIFSFSGALLAGCSTPYHPAAPISSVNDGGSSSQQSAPRTVPNPPSNTGMSTAMPSDRPNLSSNSSMGNNASRPVSTSSDGRIVYNRDYGRISKGSYNGNTYTVQRGDTLFYIAYITGNDFRELASKNNISEPYSLDVGQVINIGNANVSSITQTASNSQQRPVDIQPTNGYPENSSGQNSGKMLPNNKKPASTVSTTTASPTTTTATATTGSSTNNSSIKWRWPADGKMIEGFSDAQGGNKGVDIAGSRGQSVIAAAPGKVVYAGNALRGYGNLIIIKHNDDYLSAYAHNDTLLVRDQQDVAEGQKIATMGSTGTSSVRLHFEIRYKGKSVNPLRYLPQR; from the coding sequence ATGAAAATTGTTAGCCCAATAAACAGAATTCGATGGGCGGTTATCTTTTCATTTAGCGGTGCTTTATTAGCAGGATGCTCAACGCCTTATCATCCCGCAGCACCGATTTCGAGTGTGAATGATGGAGGTTCATCTAGCCAACAATCCGCACCAAGAACGGTGCCGAATCCTCCGTCCAATACTGGAATGAGCACGGCGATGCCTTCAGACAGACCTAATTTGTCGTCTAATAGTTCGATGGGAAATAATGCCTCTAGACCTGTTTCAACCAGCAGCGATGGACGTATTGTTTATAACCGAGACTATGGCCGCATTTCTAAAGGAAGTTATAACGGAAATACCTACACCGTTCAGCGCGGTGATACTCTGTTCTATATCGCCTATATAACGGGTAATGATTTCCGTGAGTTAGCATCGAAAAACAATATTTCTGAACCATACAGCCTAGATGTAGGTCAGGTGATAAATATTGGTAATGCAAATGTGAGCTCGATCACACAAACTGCGTCAAATAGTCAACAGCGCCCGGTTGATATTCAACCAACTAATGGGTATCCTGAAAATAGTAGCGGGCAGAATTCAGGTAAGATGTTGCCGAATAACAAGAAACCAGCCTCAACGGTTTCAACGACAACAGCGAGCCCAACCACTACGACTGCAACAGCAACAACAGGAAGTAGCACCAATAATTCGTCAATTAAATGGCGTTGGCCAGCTGATGGGAAGATGATTGAAGGCTTCTCTGATGCGCAAGGCGGAAACAAAGGTGTTGATATTGCTGGTTCTCGCGGTCAATCTGTTATTGCAGCTGCTCCTGGTAAAGTCGTCTATGCTGGTAATGCACTGCGCGGATATGGAAATCTCATAATAATAAAACATAACGATGACTACTTAAGTGCCTACGCACATAACGATACGTTACTTGTGCGTGACCAACAGGATGTTGCTGAAGGTCAAAAAATAGCCACTATGGGTAGCACCGGAACAAGTTCTGTTCGTTTGCATTTTGAAATTCGTTATAAGGGAAAATCAGTAAACCCGTTGCGTTATTTACCGCAGCGATAA
- the mutS gene encoding DNA mismatch repair protein MutS, with translation MTENQSFESHTPMMQQYLKLKAQHPDILLFYRMGDFYELFFDDAKKASQLLDISLTKRGQSAGQPIPMAGVPHHAAENYLARLVQMGESVAICEQIGDPATSKGPVERQVVRIVTPGTITDEALLNERQDNLLAAVWQEPQGYGFATLDIASGRFIISEIDDEESLKAELQRTRPAELLYPEDFASMSLIELNKGLRRRPLWEYELDTAKQQLNLQFGTKDLIGFGVENAHKALRAAGCLLQYVKDTQRTALPHIRSIIMEKQQDNVILDAATRRNLELTQNLAGGTENTLAAILDKCVTPMGSRMLKRWLHTPLRNLSVLNNRQQAIGALQQYGFELQPFLRQIGDLERVLARLALRSARPRDLTRMRHAFQQYHDIHQILAQSDCGYLGALTQRIGQFDELQTLLEKSIVDAPPVLVRDGGVIAPGYNSELDEWRALADGATDYLDRLEIREREKLGIDTLKVGYNAVHGYYIQVSRGQSHLTPIHYVRRQTLKNAERYIIPELKEYEDKVLTSKGKALAIEKALYDELFDMLLPHLAALQTSAEALAELDVLSTLAERADTLGYACPQLTDKPGIQITEGRHPVVEQVLSEPFISNPLSLSPQRRLLIITGPNMGGKSTYMRQTALITLLAYIGSFVPASKAVIGPIDRIFTRVGASDDLASGRSTFMVEMTETANILHNATEHSLVLMDEIGRGTSTYDGLSLAWACAENLVNRIKAMTLFATHYFELTTLPEKLEGAVNIHLDAIEHGDTIAFMHNVQDGAASKSYGLAVASLAGVPKEVIKRAKQKLKELEVISNNANASHVDSAQLSFLGTVEEEPSPVLAALEEIDPDKLTPRQALDWLYRLKEMDK, from the coding sequence ATGACAGAAAATCAAAGTTTCGAATCCCATACGCCGATGATGCAGCAGTACTTAAAACTCAAAGCACAACATCCCGATATTTTGCTGTTTTATCGTATGGGGGATTTTTACGAACTGTTCTTTGATGATGCTAAAAAAGCCTCTCAGTTACTGGATATTTCTCTCACCAAGCGTGGTCAATCTGCCGGTCAACCTATCCCGATGGCGGGCGTTCCTCACCATGCAGCCGAAAACTATTTAGCCCGATTGGTACAGATGGGAGAATCTGTCGCCATTTGCGAGCAAATTGGTGATCCTGCCACCAGCAAAGGCCCTGTTGAGCGCCAAGTAGTACGTATTGTCACACCGGGTACCATCACCGATGAAGCCTTACTCAATGAACGCCAAGACAACTTACTGGCAGCGGTATGGCAAGAGCCTCAAGGCTATGGCTTTGCGACCTTAGATATCGCATCAGGTCGTTTTATCATCAGTGAAATTGATGATGAAGAGTCATTAAAAGCCGAGCTTCAGCGTACCCGCCCAGCGGAATTACTCTATCCTGAAGATTTCGCTAGCATGTCATTGATTGAGCTGAATAAAGGCTTACGCCGTCGCCCATTATGGGAATATGAATTAGACACGGCAAAACAGCAATTAAACCTGCAATTTGGCACCAAAGATTTAATCGGGTTTGGCGTTGAAAATGCCCACAAAGCCTTACGTGCTGCGGGTTGTTTGCTGCAATATGTGAAAGATACGCAACGAACTGCACTGCCGCATATTCGTAGCATTATCATGGAAAAACAACAAGATAATGTGATTTTAGATGCAGCAACTCGCCGAAATTTAGAACTAACCCAAAACCTTGCTGGGGGCACCGAAAATACCCTTGCCGCGATCTTAGACAAGTGTGTCACCCCAATGGGAAGCCGTATGCTAAAACGCTGGCTGCATACCCCATTGCGTAACCTCTCCGTGTTGAACAACCGCCAGCAAGCCATTGGTGCACTGCAACAATACGGCTTTGAGCTACAACCGTTCCTTCGCCAGATTGGTGATTTAGAACGAGTGCTCGCTCGTCTCGCATTACGCTCAGCGCGCCCTCGCGACTTAACGCGTATGCGCCATGCATTCCAGCAATATCATGATATTCACCAAATTCTAGCGCAATCAGATTGCGGCTACCTCGGTGCACTAACGCAACGTATTGGTCAATTCGATGAGTTGCAAACCCTACTGGAAAAATCGATTGTCGATGCACCTCCAGTTTTAGTCCGTGATGGCGGCGTCATTGCCCCTGGCTACAACAGCGAACTCGATGAATGGCGCGCATTGGCAGACGGAGCAACAGATTACCTCGATCGCTTAGAAATTCGTGAGCGTGAAAAACTGGGTATCGATACCCTAAAAGTGGGCTATAACGCGGTACATGGTTACTACATTCAAGTGAGTCGTGGACAAAGCCACCTTACGCCAATTCATTATGTTCGTCGCCAAACGCTGAAAAATGCGGAGCGCTACATTATCCCTGAATTGAAAGAGTATGAAGATAAAGTACTGACATCAAAAGGTAAAGCGCTCGCTATCGAAAAAGCCTTGTATGATGAATTGTTCGATATGCTGCTACCGCATTTAGCTGCGTTACAAACCAGTGCCGAAGCGCTGGCTGAGTTGGATGTCCTCTCCACCCTCGCAGAGCGTGCAGACACCCTCGGTTATGCCTGTCCTCAATTAACAGACAAGCCCGGTATTCAAATTACTGAAGGTCGTCATCCGGTTGTCGAGCAAGTGCTTAGTGAGCCTTTTATTTCTAACCCGCTGTCTCTTTCTCCGCAACGCCGCTTGCTGATCATTACAGGCCCCAATATGGGCGGTAAAAGTACCTATATGCGCCAAACTGCCCTGATCACCTTACTGGCTTATATCGGGAGTTTTGTGCCAGCCAGTAAAGCCGTCATTGGGCCTATTGACCGTATTTTTACGCGCGTTGGAGCCTCTGATGACCTCGCTTCAGGACGATCAACCTTCATGGTAGAGATGACTGAAACTGCGAATATTCTGCATAATGCCACTGAACACAGCTTAGTGTTGATGGATGAAATTGGTCGCGGCACATCTACCTATGATGGGCTTTCTTTAGCGTGGGCATGTGCAGAGAACTTAGTCAATCGCATCAAAGCGATGACCTTATTTGCGACTCACTATTTTGAATTAACCACCTTACCGGAAAAATTGGAAGGTGCGGTCAATATTCACCTCGATGCGATTGAACACGGTGATACCATCGCCTTTATGCATAATGTGCAAGACGGTGCGGCAAGCAAGAGTTACGGTTTAGCCGTTGCTTCACTGGCTGGCGTCCCAAAAGAAGTGATCAAACGCGCGAAGCAAAAACTCAAAGAGCTAGAAGTTATCTCCAATAATGCCAATGCGAGTCATGTGGATAGCGCTCAGCTGAGCTTCTTAGGGACTGTGGAAGAAGAACCATCCCCAGTATTAGCCGCTTTAGAGGAAATCGACCCTGACAAACTAACTCCACGCCAAGCCCTTGATTGGTTATATCGTTTAAAGGAAATGGATAAGTAG
- the ftsB gene encoding cell division protein FtsB, producing the protein MGKLTLLLIAILAWLQYSLWLGKNGIHDYVKVKDDVAAQEIVNTRLKQRNEQLFAEINDLNDGQDAIEERARSELGMLKPGESFYRMVKERNNPPSSQ; encoded by the coding sequence ATGGGTAAATTAACGCTACTATTAATTGCGATATTAGCTTGGTTACAATATTCCTTATGGTTAGGCAAAAATGGCATCCATGACTATGTCAAAGTCAAGGATGATGTTGCTGCGCAGGAAATTGTGAATACGCGTTTAAAACAGCGTAATGAGCAGCTATTTGCAGAAATCAATGACTTGAATGATGGTCAGGATGCAATTGAAGAGCGCGCACGTAGCGAGCTAGGCATGTTAAAGCCTGGAGAATCATTCTATCGAATGGTCAAAGAGCGTAATAATCCACCGTCATCTCAATAA
- the ispF gene encoding 2-C-methyl-D-erythritol 2,4-cyclodiphosphate synthase, which yields MRIGHGFDVHKFGGEGPIVIGGVRIPYEQGLIAHSDGDVVLHALTDAILGAAALGDIGKLFPDTDPAYKGADSRVLLREAFCQVRKKGYLIGNIDVTIMAQAPKMLPHIPQMRVNIAEDLECHMDDVNVKATTTEQLGFVGRKEGIACAAVVLLIKDNSNESYECSVPAW from the coding sequence ATGAGAATCGGACACGGTTTTGATGTGCATAAGTTTGGCGGAGAAGGCCCTATCGTTATTGGTGGCGTTCGCATTCCTTACGAACAAGGTCTTATCGCACATTCGGATGGTGATGTGGTCTTACACGCGCTGACAGACGCCATTTTAGGTGCTGCGGCACTTGGGGATATCGGAAAATTATTCCCAGATACTGACCCTGCTTATAAAGGCGCAGATAGCCGAGTATTACTCAGAGAAGCCTTTTGCCAAGTACGTAAAAAAGGTTATTTAATTGGCAATATCGACGTCACTATCATGGCGCAAGCACCAAAAATGTTGCCGCATATCCCACAAATGCGCGTGAATATCGCCGAAGATCTCGAATGCCACATGGACGACGTCAATGTGAAAGCAACCACCACAGAACAATTGGGTTTTGTGGGGCGAAAAGAAGGGATTGCTTGCGCCGCTGTGGTTTTACTTATCAAAGATAATAGTAATGAAAGTTATGAATGTTCAGTACCTGCATGGTAA
- the miaE gene encoding tRNA isopentenyl-2-thiomethyl-A-37 hydroxylase MiaE encodes MDEYAELLAPIKQFLQCETPDAWIHKASQPENLPTILKDHLLCELKAAQSAMFLIRKYAVDKESAAILLEWFKPYEAFAYDRIGDVHTLKNKNQISKQILAKKQSPYSQDLIDKMVLLIKEELHHFYQVLEIMHQRNIAYDGITAGRYAKGLFSHLDPHDPKTLVDKLIIGAYIEARSCERFAKLAPHLDEQLANFYTSLLRSEARHYQDYLQLAQLISKTDITERVRFYGEVEAKLILMPDEDFKFHSGVPIN; translated from the coding sequence ATGGATGAGTACGCTGAATTACTAGCGCCAATTAAACAATTTTTGCAGTGTGAAACGCCCGATGCGTGGATCCACAAAGCCAGTCAACCTGAAAATTTACCAACGATTTTGAAGGATCATCTGCTGTGTGAATTAAAAGCCGCGCAAAGTGCCATGTTTTTAATTCGCAAATATGCAGTGGATAAAGAAAGTGCGGCGATTTTATTAGAGTGGTTCAAACCCTATGAAGCCTTTGCGTATGATCGCATTGGTGATGTTCACACATTGAAAAATAAGAACCAAATCTCAAAACAGATCCTAGCGAAAAAACAGTCTCCATATAGCCAAGATTTGATTGATAAAATGGTGTTGTTAATCAAAGAGGAATTGCACCATTTTTACCAAGTGCTAGAAATTATGCATCAACGGAACATTGCGTATGATGGGATCACCGCAGGTCGCTACGCGAAAGGGTTATTCAGTCATTTAGACCCTCATGATCCGAAAACTTTGGTAGATAAGCTCATCATTGGGGCTTATATTGAAGCGCGCTCTTGCGAGCGGTTTGCTAAATTGGCGCCACACTTGGATGAGCAACTTGCCAATTTTTATACCTCATTACTGCGTTCAGAGGCGCGCCATTATCAGGATTATCTGCAACTTGCTCAGTTGATTAGTAAAACAGATATCACTGAGCGTGTGCGTTTTTATGGGGAAGTTGAGGCTAAGTTGATTTTAATGCCTGATGAAGACTTTAAGTTCCACAGCGGCGTACCGATTAATTAG
- the surE gene encoding 5'/3'-nucleotidase SurE yields the protein MLNILLSNDDGVSAPGIQTLAAALRQHYHVQVIAPDRNRSGASNALTLDRPLKIQTLSNGDLAVQEGTPTDCVYIGVNKVVRPRPDIVVSGINCGPNLGDDVIYSGTVAAATEGRHLGLPSIAVSLDGDVHYETAAKVTCDILTMLQKNPLRAGNILNINVPDIPYEELKGIKVTRCGSRHAASEVYNLEDPRGNMLYWLGPVGEIRDAGPGTDFEAVQNGYVSITPLQVDLTSYKTQAVLEEWLDKSGVKAK from the coding sequence ATGCTGAACATATTATTGAGTAACGATGATGGTGTATCGGCGCCGGGGATTCAAACTCTGGCAGCGGCATTGCGCCAACATTATCATGTGCAGGTGATTGCACCCGATCGCAACCGTAGTGGCGCTTCAAATGCATTAACCTTGGATAGACCATTAAAAATCCAAACATTAAGTAATGGTGATCTCGCTGTACAAGAAGGCACTCCAACGGATTGTGTGTATATCGGGGTGAATAAAGTTGTGCGTCCTCGCCCTGATATTGTGGTGTCTGGAATCAACTGTGGCCCAAATCTCGGGGACGATGTGATTTATTCTGGTACCGTTGCGGCGGCAACAGAAGGGCGTCACTTAGGTTTACCGTCTATTGCGGTTTCATTGGATGGTGATGTGCATTATGAAACGGCGGCCAAGGTAACGTGCGATATCCTCACTATGCTGCAAAAAAATCCATTGCGTGCGGGAAATATCTTGAATATCAATGTGCCAGATATTCCTTATGAGGAGCTAAAAGGAATTAAAGTTACCCGCTGTGGCAGCCGTCATGCGGCATCTGAGGTTTATAATCTAGAAGATCCTCGCGGTAATATGCTGTATTGGTTAGGGCCAGTTGGGGAAATTCGTGATGCAGGCCCAGGTACGGATTTTGAAGCGGTACAAAATGGCTATGTTTCGATAACGCCGTTACAAGTGGATTTAACGTCTTATAAAACTCAGGCTGTATTAGAAGAGTGGCTAGATAAGTCAGGAGTGAAGGCAAAATGA
- the cysC gene encoding adenylyl-sulfate kinase codes for MDTLENGLSDNIVWHSHNVTRQWREQRNGHKGAVLWLTGLSGSGKSTLAGVIETQLANLGIKTYLLDGDNVRHGLCRDLGFSDADRQENIRRIGEVAKLMVDAGLIVATAFISPYQEDRQRVRELFEPDQFYELYVDTPIEVCEKRDPKGLYQQARAGKITHFTGIDSPYQPPQNPELHLDGLRPIHDSLAQVIQLLQQRNIISIAN; via the coding sequence ATGGATACATTGGAAAATGGCCTGTCGGATAATATTGTTTGGCATTCCCATAATGTGACTCGGCAATGGCGAGAGCAGCGTAATGGTCACAAAGGTGCGGTGCTGTGGTTGACGGGCTTATCGGGGTCGGGAAAGTCCACGTTGGCGGGGGTGATAGAGACACAATTGGCTAATTTGGGGATCAAAACCTATCTTCTTGATGGAGATAATGTTCGCCATGGATTGTGTCGTGACCTTGGGTTTAGTGATGCGGATCGGCAGGAAAATATTCGACGGATTGGCGAAGTTGCCAAGTTAATGGTGGATGCGGGGCTGATTGTGGCTACAGCGTTTATTTCTCCTTATCAAGAAGATAGGCAGCGTGTACGTGAACTGTTTGAACCCGATCAGTTTTATGAGCTGTATGTGGATACGCCCATTGAGGTTTGTGAAAAGCGAGATCCCAAAGGGTTATATCAGCAAGCACGAGCAGGAAAAATTACCCATTTCACGGGGATTGATTCGCCTTATCAACCACCACAAAATCCAGAATTACACCTTGATGGTCTGCGCCCTATCCATGATTCTTTAGCGCAGGTGATTCAACTGCTGCAACAGCGAAATATCATTTCTATAGCAAATTGA
- a CDS encoding protein-L-isoaspartate(D-aspartate) O-methyltransferase: MKIGLMKELLAQLRQQGIHDERLLDALALVPRERFVDEALSHKAYDNIPLPIGHGQTISQPYIVAKMTALLAVKPTDHVLEIGTGSGYQTAVLAHLCEHVYSVERVKSLQWTAKRRFKLLDLHNISTRHGDGWEGWQSKGPFDGIIVTAAPSEIPSLLLKQLKDGGRLVLPVGDKDQALKLITRRGNDYHTNVIEKVRFVPLVAGDLS, translated from the coding sequence ATGAAAATTGGGCTCATGAAAGAACTGCTGGCACAATTGCGCCAACAGGGAATTCACGATGAGCGCCTATTAGACGCGCTCGCGCTAGTTCCTCGCGAACGGTTTGTTGACGAAGCGCTCTCTCATAAAGCCTACGATAATATCCCATTACCCATTGGTCATGGACAGACCATTTCGCAGCCGTATATTGTTGCAAAAATGACTGCATTATTGGCGGTCAAACCGACGGATCATGTGCTGGAGATTGGCACGGGATCTGGGTATCAAACGGCGGTTTTGGCTCATCTTTGTGAGCATGTGTATTCAGTCGAAAGAGTTAAAAGCTTGCAGTGGACGGCAAAACGTCGCTTTAAGTTGTTAGATTTACATAATATTTCTACTCGCCACGGTGATGGCTGGGAAGGCTGGCAATCGAAAGGCCCTTTTGATGGGATCATTGTGACCGCCGCACCTAGCGAAATTCCGTCATTGTTACTTAAGCAGTTAAAAGATGGTGGACGCCTCGTGCTCCCTGTCGGTGACAAAGATCAGGCTCTGAAATTAATTACCCGTCGCGGTAATGACTATCACACTAATGTGATTGAAAAAGTGCGTTTTGTCCCTCTTGTTGCTGGCGATTTGAGCTAA